One window of Phaenicophaeus curvirostris isolate KB17595 chromosome 22, BPBGC_Pcur_1.0, whole genome shotgun sequence genomic DNA carries:
- the PEX10 gene encoding peroxisome biogenesis factor 10, which translates to MRVESSLRVAGCLAGWGSEPLIQREASLPEAAGGTGWALRSLRAELPSGSVLLRLRGASSPAPAPRRGPSPVAMAAGAARVARGAQKDELYRGALRGAAGAALHGLAGAKKWLEWRREVELLSDVAYFVLTTLSGYQTLGEEYVNIVQVDPTRKRVPSFLRRALFISLHTVVPYFVEKGLLHLEHELQAEADESRASQSSPALGLSSRTLIRSWIQKQVGELTEQQKKIALQVVYVLKQCIPLLHRLHLAVFYIRGTFYHLSKRLTGITYLRFGGAQGDNQSIQTSYKCLGIISLFHLLLTIGVQMYNFKQRQRARQEWKLHRNLAYQKNTTTEKTTGRHSRCTLCLEERRRTTATPCGHLFCWECIMEWCNTRAECPLCREKFHPQKLIYLRHYQL; encoded by the exons atgagggtggagAGTAGTTTGAGAGTCGCTGGGT gcctggctggatggggctcggagcccctgatccagcgggaagCGTCCCTGCCCGAGGCAGCGGGCGGGACCGGCTGGGCTTTGCGGTCCCTCCGAGCCGAACTACCCAGCGGTTCCGTGCTCCTCCGCCTCCGCGGGGCCTCCTCCCCTGCGCCCGCCCCGCGGCGCGGCCCCTCCCCGGTGGCGATGGCGGCGGGCGCGGCGCGGGTGGCGCGGGGCGCGCAGAAGGACGAGCTGTACCGGGGGGCGCTGCGCGGAGCGGCCGGGGCGGCGCTGCACGGGCTGGCGG GTGCCAAGAAGTGGCTGGAGTGGAGGAGAGAGGTGGAACTGCTCTCTGATGTTGCCTACTTCGTCCTTACCACTCTGTCAG GTTATCAGACGCTGGGTGAAGAGTACGTTAACATTGTCCAAGTGGACCCCACCAGGAAAAGGGTACCGTCTTTTCTTCGACGGGCTCTCTTCATCAGTCTTCATACTGTAGTACCGTACTTCGTAGAAAAGGGATTACTGCATCTGGAACATGAGTTGCAGGCAGAAGCAGATGAATCCAGAGCCTCACAGAGCAGCCCAGCGCTTGGCTTATCCAGTAGGACCTTGATTCGAAGCTGGATACAGAAGCAAGTTGGGGAGCTTacagaacagcagaagaaaatagcCTTGCAAGTGGTGTATGTTCTGAAACAATGCATACCCTTGCTCCATCGGCTGCACCTGGCAGTGTTCTACATAAGGGGCACTTTCTATCACCTCTCCAAAAGGCTCACAGGAATCACATAT CTGCGTTTTGGAGGAGCGCAAGGAGACAATCAGAGTATTCAAACAAGTTACAAGTGTCTTGGAATAATTTCACTCTTCCATCTCCTGCTCACCATCGGTGTCCAGATGTACAACTTCAAACAGAGGCAGAGAGCCAGGCAGGAATGGAAACTACACCGCAACCTGGCGTATCAGAA AAATACGACCACAGAAAAAACTACTGGACGCCACTCCCGCTGCACGTTGTGTTTGGAAGAAAGGAGACGTACGACAGCCACACCTTGTGGCCACCTCTTCTGCTGGGAATGCATCATGGAGTGGTGTAACACCAGA gcAGAATGTCCACTGTGCCGAGAGAAGTTTCATCCTCAGAAACTCATCTACCTACGTCACTATCAACTGTAA